TGAAGGAGGCACCGTCGACTCCACTGGCCGGGCCGATGAAGCGCGTGCTCGGGATCCTGGCCGGAATCGTGGTCGGCGCTGCTGCTGGCATAGCCGGCGGCGCGGTTGTCGGTGGGATCGTCGGTTTGGTGGTGTTGCTGCTGCGCGGCCGGGCGGCTGCTATGGCTGTAGGGGTTGGGATCGGCGGAATGGTGGCAATGGCCACTGCCGTGGTGGTGGGGGTGTGGGCTGGCGCGTTGGCCACCCTCGGCGCGCACGCGCGGCGTAACTCGAACTTTGCCTGGTGGGTAGTGAACCGGCTGCTCTTCCTGGCCGCAGTGACCTCCATCCAGGGCTTTGCGCCTTACTTCTTGATGTATGCCTTCGGTGTGACTCGTGAGGCGGCGACCGCGATGAGCGGCACGCTGATTTCGTTCGTGGGGGTATTCATGCTGGCGACGGCTCTGCCCGGGGGATGGCTGTCCGACCGAATCGGCCCGCGCAGGCTGGTGGCGCTCGGCGGCATTGTGGCCGTAGTAGGAACGGCAATTCTGCTCAGCACGATCTGGGTGCCGCGACTGCCCGTGATGTACCTGGCCGGGGCCGTGATTGGCCTTGGCACAGGGCTGTTCATGACCACCAACTGGGCTATGGGAACGAGTCTGGTGCCGCCGGCAGAAGCGGGCCGGTACCTCGGTATCTCCAATCTCGCCGGGGCTGGCGCAGGAATGGTGGGTTCGGGTCTCG
This genomic window from Chloroflexi bacterium ADurb.Bin180 contains:
- a CDS encoding melibiose:sodium symporter; amino-acid sequence: MRRLRWYDYVTINLFWLGLNIRNTAVGNVFLPFLVDSFVRPEVKNSALGVMRTAGLIIAMLVQPAMGLLSDRSTSRFGRRRPFIVVGVLLDLVFLAAVGLSRSYTALLIAVLLQQFSANISHGAVQGLIPDLVPEDQRGRAAAVKSILELVAIILVGLTIARMVGAGQLGWAVVATGGTLLLITVLTVWWVKETPLKEAPSTPLAGPMKRVLGILAGIVVGAAAGIAGGAVVGGIVGLVVLLLRGRAAAMAVGVGIGGMVAMATAVVVGVWAGALATLGAHARRNSNFAWWVVNRLLFLAAVTSIQGFAPYFLMYAFGVTREAATAMSGTLISFVGVFMLATALPGGWLSDRIGPRRLVALGGIVAVVGTAILLSTIWVPRLPVMYLAGAVIGLGTGLFMTTNWAMGTSLVPPAEAGRYLGISNLAGAGAGMVGSGLGGPLADYLNRYRPGLGYFAIFACYGLLFALSTISLRAVRSQKRAG